A part of Fusobacterium perfoetens genomic DNA contains:
- a CDS encoding alanyl-tRNA editing protein, with amino-acid sequence MRLKVTNCRKEKENYNITVEYLDENPIKFYTDGKGGQLGDRGAIGEATVLEVLAEEIVIDRELNLEEYDYTIDFKRREDIAVQHTAEHLLSGIAKKYFNLNNVGFRMAEDFTTVDLDSDKISSETLEELLAKTNEVIKLGIEVLEKNVTIPEAKEINLRKPLSDKIKEGLVRIVEIPEYDNCACAGFHVKNIKDIRLLKLVFSERIKGKYTRCYLLAGDRALVDYNKKDKIIRELNHKFSCRDNEIIDMVERYMGEHENLKRDYSNLTQKYAKYFLNEILENPITINDKRIIICEENKTIINEVRKSFAKREETFIGITEDSIMLSSNTLNCGEIIKKLSQEYPNLKGGGSPKQGNIKGTLTKDEIIKILNTII; translated from the coding sequence ATGAGATTAAAAGTTACTAATTGTAGAAAAGAAAAAGAAAATTATAATATAACTGTAGAATATTTAGATGAAAATCCTATAAAATTTTATACTGACGGTAAGGGCGGACAGTTAGGAGATAGAGGAGCAATAGGAGAAGCTACAGTTTTAGAGGTTTTAGCTGAGGAAATAGTAATAGATAGAGAGCTTAATCTAGAGGAATATGATTATACAATAGATTTTAAAAGAAGAGAGGATATAGCTGTACAACACACTGCAGAACATCTTTTATCAGGGATTGCTAAAAAATATTTTAATTTAAACAATGTTGGATTCAGAATGGCTGAGGATTTCACAACAGTTGATTTAGATAGCGATAAAATATCTTCTGAGACTTTAGAGGAGTTACTTGCTAAGACAAACGAGGTTATAAAATTAGGTATTGAAGTCTTAGAAAAAAATGTAACTATCCCAGAGGCAAAAGAGATAAATCTTAGAAAACCATTAAGTGATAAGATAAAAGAGGGACTTGTAAGAATAGTAGAGATACCAGAGTATGACAATTGTGCTTGTGCAGGTTTCCATGTAAAAAATATAAAGGATATCCGTCTTTTAAAATTGGTTTTCTCAGAAAGAATCAAAGGAAAATATACAAGATGCTATCTTTTAGCTGGAGATAGAGCTTTGGTTGACTATAATAAAAAAGATAAAATTATAAGGGAGTTAAATCATAAATTTAGCTGTAGAGATAATGAAATCATAGATATGGTTGAAAGATATATGGGAGAGCATGAAAATTTAAAAAGAGATTATTCAAATCTAACTCAAAAATATGCTAAATATTTCTTGAATGAGATCTTAGAAAATCCAATTACAATAAATGATAAACGAATCATAATCTGTGAGGAAAATAAAACTATAATCAACGAAGTAAGAAAATCTTTTGCTAAAAGAGAGGAAACTTTTATAGGTATAACAGAGGATTCTATTATGCTTTCAAGTAATACTCTAAATTGTGGAGAGATTATAAAAAAATTAAGTCAAGAATATCCAAACTTAAAAGGTGGAGGAAGTCCAAAACAAGGAAATATCAAGGGAACTTTGACAAAAGATGAGATAATAAAAATATTAAACACTATTATATAA
- the rlmN gene encoding 23S rRNA (adenine(2503)-C(2))-methyltransferase RlmN, translated as MENTKMALLNLNETEMTDYILSLGMKKFYGKQIYNWLHSKLARNIHDMTNISLKDRETLSEKAYIPLLNIVNHQISKIDGTEKFLFKLEDGNTIETVLLKHKDRNTVCVSTQVGCPVKCKFCATGASGYERNLTVHEILNQVYTIERRLRNKEQSVNNLVFMGMGEPFLNIDNLIKAIKILSDEKGLNISRRKITVSTSGVITGIERLLEEKMQVELAISLHAVFNEKRDELMPINKKYPLEDLFTVLQEYQKTSNRRITFEYILIKDFNVSQSDAETLADFVHEFDHALNLIPYNPVVENDFERPSDKKIEKFYNYLKNDRKVNVIIRGEKGTDIDGACGQLRQRTVK; from the coding sequence ATGGAAAATACAAAAATGGCACTTTTAAATCTCAATGAAACTGAGATGACAGATTATATATTATCTTTAGGAATGAAAAAATTCTATGGAAAACAAATATATAACTGGCTACATTCAAAACTTGCAAGAAATATACACGATATGACAAATATCTCTCTAAAAGATAGAGAAACTTTAAGTGAAAAAGCATATATACCTTTACTAAACATAGTAAATCATCAAATATCTAAAATAGACGGAACTGAAAAGTTTTTATTTAAACTAGAAGATGGAAATACAATCGAAACAGTTTTATTAAAACATAAAGATAGAAATACTGTATGTGTGTCTACTCAAGTTGGTTGCCCTGTAAAATGTAAATTCTGTGCAACTGGGGCATCTGGTTATGAGAGAAACCTAACAGTACACGAGATTTTAAACCAAGTTTACACAATAGAAAGAAGACTTAGAAATAAAGAACAATCTGTAAACAATCTTGTATTTATGGGAATGGGAGAGCCTTTCTTAAATATTGATAACTTAATAAAAGCTATAAAAATCCTTTCTGACGAAAAAGGTTTAAATATTTCAAGAAGAAAAATAACTGTTTCAACTTCTGGAGTTATCACAGGAATAGAAAGACTTTTAGAGGAAAAAATGCAAGTTGAGTTAGCTATATCTCTACACGCTGTATTTAACGAAAAAAGAGATGAACTTATGCCAATCAATAAAAAATATCCTTTAGAAGACCTATTTACAGTATTACAAGAATATCAAAAAACTTCAAATAGAAGAATAACTTTTGAGTATATCTTAATAAAAGACTTTAATGTTTCTCAAAGTGATGCTGAGACTTTAGCAGATTTTGTTCACGAATTTGACCACGCTTTGAACTTAATCCCTTATAACCCAGTTGTTGAAAATGATTTTGAAAGACCTAGTGACAAGAAAATCGAAAAATTCTACAACTATCTAAAAAATGATAGAAAAGTTAATGTTATCATCAGAGGAGAAAAAGGAACTGATATAGACGGAGCTTGCGGACAATTAAGACAAAGAACTGTTAAATAA